A part of Ursus arctos isolate Adak ecotype North America chromosome X, UrsArc2.0, whole genome shotgun sequence genomic DNA contains:
- the LOC113249827 gene encoding spindlin-2, producing the protein MKTPNAQEAEGQQTRAAVGRATGSANMTKKKASQKKQRGRPSSQSRRNIVGCRISHGWKEGDEPITQWKGTVLDQVPINPSLYLVKYDGIDCVYGLELHRDERVLSLKILSDRVASSQVSDANLANTIIGKAVEHMFEGEHGSKDEWRGMVLAQAPIMKAWFYITYEKDPVLYMYQLLDDYKEGDLRIMPESSESPPAEREPGGVVDGLIGKHVEYTKEDGSKRIGMVIHQVEAKPSVYFIKFDDDFHIYVYDLVKKS; encoded by the coding sequence ATGAAGACCCCCAACGCACAGGAGGCCGAAGGGCAACAAACCAGGGCAGCTGTGGGCCGGGCCACTGGGTCGGCAAACATGACGAAGAAAAAAGCCTCCCAAAAGAAGCAGAGGGGCAGACCTTCGTCCCAGTCCCGCAGGAACATCGTGGGCTGCAGAATTTCACATGGATGGAAGGAAGGTGATGAGCCCATCACCCAGTGGAAAGGAACCGTTCTGGATCAGGTGCCTATAAATCCCTCTCTTTATCTGGTGAAATATGACGGAATTGACTGTGTCTATGGACTGGAACTTCACAGAGATGAAAGAGTTTTGTCTCTTAAAATTCTTTCCGACAGGGTGGCATCATCTCAAGTCAGTGATGCAAACCTTGCAAACACCATAATTGGTAAAGCTGTGGAACATATGTTTGAGGGTGAGCATGGTTCTAAGGATGAATGGAGGGGAATGGTCTTGGCCCAAGCACCTATCATGAAAGCCTGGTTTTATATTACCTATGAGAAGGATCCTGTCTTGTACATGTACCAGCTTCTAGATGATTATAAAGAAGGAGACCTCCGTATCATGCCAGAGTCCAGTGAGTCTCCTCCAGCAGAGAGGGAGCCAGGAGGAGTTGTAGATGGCCTGATAGGTAAACATGTGGAATATACCAAAGAAGATGGCTCCAAACGGATTGGCATGGTCATTCACCAAGTGGAAGCCAAACCCTCTGTGTATTTCATCAAGTTTGATGATGATTTCCATATCTATGTCTATGATTTGGTGAAAAAGTCCTAA